AAATCCGGCGGTCCCCGTTGACCTGGTAACCACCTCGGCCAGCGGCCTGGACGGGCAGCTTTCTCCTGAAGCGACCGCGTGGCAAATCCCACGCGTGGCTAAAGTCAGGAATCTTCCGGTTGAGCAGGTCACTCGCCTGGTGGCTGAAAATACCACTACGCCGCTGGTGAATTTCATCGGCATGCCGGTAGTGAACATTGTTAAGCTGAACCTGGCGCTGGACCATCTCCAGGCGAAGTAAAAAGGACGCGTTATGACCGAGGAGCCGCTGCGCCCCAACCCCGATAAGCTGCTGGAGAAAGTCAGCCGCCAGCCGCGTGGGAAACTGAAAATCTTCTTCGGCGCCTGTGCGGGCGTCGGGAAAACCTACGCAATGCTTCAGGAGGCGCAGCGCCTGCGAGCGCAGGGCCTCGATGTGCTGGTGGGCGTGGTGGAAACCCACGGCCGCCAGGAAACCGCCGAACTTTTGAAGGGGCTGACGATTCAGCCCCCTCGTCGTATTCATCACCGGGGGCGTCTGGTTCAGGAGTTTGACCTGGACGCCGCCCTCGCCCGCAACCCCGCACTGATTCTGATGGACGAACTGGCGCACAGCAACGCGCCGGGATCTCGCCACCCTAAACGCTGGCAGGACGTTGAAGAGCTGCTCGAAGCCGGCATTGACGTTCTGACCTCCGTCAACGTACAGCATCTCGAAAGCCTGAATGACGTGGTGGGCGGCGTGACGGGCATTCAGGTACGTGAAACCGTCCCGGACCCTATTTTTGACGCGGCCGACGAAGTTGTGCTGGTTGACCTGCCGCCGGACGATCTGCGCCAGCGCCTGCACGAAGGTAAAGTTTATATCTCCGGCCAGGCGGAGCGTGCCATTGAGCATTTCTTCCGTAAAGGTAACCTTATCGCCCTGCGCGAACTGGCGTTGCGGCGCACCGCAGACCGCGTTGACGATCAAATGCGCGCCTGGCGGGACAATCAGGGACAGGAAAAAGTCTGGCACACTCGCGACGCTATCCTGCTCTGCATTGGCCACAGCAACGGCAATGAAAAGCTGGTGCGCACTGCCGCCCGGCTTGCAGCCAAGCTCGGCAGCGTCTGGCACGCCGTCTACGTGGAGACGCCACAGCTTCACCGCCTGCCGGAACATCAGCGCCGCACTATTCTCAGCGCTTTGCGGCTGGCTCAGGAGCTGGGCGCGGAAACCGCCACGCTTGCCGACCCTAACGAAGAGAAAGCGGTGCTGCGTTACGCCCGCGAACATAACCTCGGCAAAATCATTATTGGCCGCCACACGACGCGCCGCTGGTGGCACCGCACCTCCTTTGCCGACCGTTTAGCCAGGCGCGCTCCGGATCTCGATCTGGTTATTGTTGCGCTGGATGAAAAACCCCTCCCCTCCCCGGCAAGAGCGCCGGACACCAGGACATTGAGCGAGAAGTGGCGCATCCAGCTGCGCGGCTGTGCCGTGGCGGTGGTGCTCTGCGCGTTTATCACCTTCATTGCCAACCAGTGGCTGGTGGCCTTCGATGCCGCCAACCTGGTGATGATCTACCTGCTTGGCGTGGTGATCGTTGCGCTGTTCTATGGCCGCTGGCCTTCGGTACTGGCGACGGTAGTCAACGTCATCAGCTTCGATCTGTTCTTTATTGCTCCGCGCGGCACGCTAGCCGTCTCGGATGTACAGTACCTGCTGACCTTTGGCGTGATGCTGACCGTGGGGCTGGTGATCGGTAATCTGACCGCTGGCGTACGCTACCAGGCGCGTATCGCCCGCTACCGCGAGCAACGCACCCGTCACCTTTATGAGATGTCTAAAGCGCTGGCCGATGACAGAACGCCCCAGGACGTCGCGGCCACCAGCGTGCAGTTTATCAATAACACTTTCCAGGCCCGCAGCCTGCTGCTGCTGCCGGACGAACACGGGAAGCTCAGCCGCATCGCGGCCGAAGGTGAACCGGCGCAGTGGGATGAAGCGATTGCCCGCTGGAGCTTTGATAAAGGACAGCCTGCCGGGGCAGGAACCGACACTCTACCCGGCGTGCCCTATCGTATTCTGCCGCTCAGCACTACCGAAAGAACGCTGGGCCTGCTGGTCGTCGAGCCGGAAAACCTGCGTCAGCTGATGATCCCCGAGCAGCAGCGCCTGCTGGAGACATTTACTCTGCTGGTGGCGACCGCGCTGGACAGGCTGCTGCTCACGGCAAGCGAAGAACAGGCCAGACTTTCCAGCGAGCGCGAGCAAATCCGCAACTCGCTGCTGGCGGCGCTTTCCCACGATCTGCGCACGCCGTTAACCGTCCTCTTCGGCCAGGCTGAAATTTTGACCCTGGATCTCGCCAGCGAAGGCTCAAAACATGCCCCGCAGGCCAACGAAATCCGCCAGCACGTGCTGAACACCACCCGGCTGGTGAATAATCTGCTGGATATGGCCCGCATTCAGTCAGGCGGTTTCAATCTCCGCAAAGAGTGGCTGACGCTGGAGGAAGTGATCGGCAGCGCCCTTAAGATGCTTGAGCCAGGCCTCGGCGGACGCCATATTTCCCTCAACCTGCCCAACCCGCTGATGCTAATTGACGTTGATGGTCCGCTGTTTGAGCGCGTGCTGATCAACCTGCTGGAGAATGCGGTCAAATATGCCGGATATAAGGCTGAGATAGGCATCAAGGCCAGCTCAACGGCAGACAAGCTCGATCTGGAGGTCTGGGACAGCGGCCCCGGCGTTCCGGCTGGTAAAGAGCTGCTAATTTTTGATAAATTTGCCCGAGGTAATAAAGAGTCAGCCATTCCAGGCGTTGGGCTTGGGCTGGCAATCTGTCGGGCGATTGTTGAAGTTCACGGCGGCACAATTTATGCGCTTAACCGCCCGGAAGGCGGTGCCAGCTTCCACGTTGTGTTACCTTTATCGCCTCCCCCCGAACTCCCTGAAATGATTGAGGCGCTGTGACAACGGTTCTGATAATTGAGGATGAAAAAGAGATCCGCCGCTTCCTGCGCACCGCGCTGGAAGATGAAGCGCTACGCGTATTTGATGCCGAAACGCTGCAGCGCGGCCTGATTGAAGCCGCCACCCGCAAGCCGGATCTGGTGATCCTGGATCTTGGCCTGCCGGACGGGGACGGCATCGATTTTATTCGTGACTTCCGCCAGTGGAGCCAGACGCCGATCATCGTGCTTTCTGCGCGAAGTGACGAGCAGGCTAAGATTGCCGCCCTGGATGCCGGGGCGGACGATTTCCTCAGCAAGCCGTTTGGCATTGGCGAACTGCAGGCCAGGCTACGGGTTGCCCTGCGCCGCCACGCCAGCATTGTTCAGCCCGATCCGGTTTACCAGTTTTCAGAAATCACGGTCGATCTCTCCTCGCGCCGCATTACCCGCGGCGAAGAGGAGATTCACCTCACGCCCATCGAATTTCGCCTGCTGGCAACCCTGCTGAATAACCACGGCAAAGTCCTTACCCAGCGCCAGCTGCTTAACCAGGTTTGGGGCCCCAATGCCGTGGAACACAGCCACTATCTGCGCATCTATATGGGCCACCTTCGCCAGAAGCTGGAAAGCGACCCTGCCCGCCCCCGCCATCTGCTTACCGAAACCGGGATCGGCTACCGTTTTATGCTGTGAAAGAGTAACCTCTTGTCGGTTCAGGAGGAGTCTTTTATGAGCGCATGGTTAGTGTATGCCCTGTTGTCTGCCGCTACGGCAGCGCTGGTCGCTATTTTTGGTAAGGTGGGTTTGCAGCATCTGGATGCCAATACCGCAACGGCCGTTCGCGCCGTGGTAATGGCGCTGTTTTTAGTTGGGGTGGTTGTGGTTCAGGGAAAACTGAACCTTGTGAGTACGGTGTTTGCCGACAAAAAAGCGCTGCTGTTTATTCTGCTGAGCGGCGTTGCAGGTGCCCTTTCGTGGCTGTTTTATTTTATGGCGATCAAAAGCGGTGACGTCTCGAAGGTCGCCCCGATTGATAAGCTAAGCGTGGTATTTGCCGTGATTCTGGCGGTGATTCTGTTTGGCGAGAAGGTGTCGCTGATTGCCGGGATAGGCGTGGCGCTGATTACCTGCGGCGCACTGATGGTGGCTTTGGGCTAAAGAAAAAGGCTCCCGTGGGAGCCTTTTTGCTTTACTTCGCGTTTTTCAGCACTTCGCTGACAATCTCTACCGCTTCTTTCTCAATCTGCTCGCGGTGCTCTGCGCCCAGGAAGCTTTCACAGTAAATCTTGTAGGCGTCTTCTGTGCCGGATGGACGAGCGGCGAACCAGCCGTTCTCAGTCATCACTTTCAGGCCGCCGATGGAAGCGCCGTTGCCCGGAGCCGCCGTCAGGCGAGCGGTGATTGGGTCACCCGCCAGCGTGTCTGCGCTCACCATTTCAGGCGACAGCTTAGAAAGCGCAGCTTTCTGTGCTGAAGTGGCCGGAGCCTGAATACGGTTGTAGCTAGGTGCGCCAAAGCGTGCCGCCAGCTCATCGTAGTGCTGCTGCGGGTTTTTGCCCGTTACAGCGGTGATTTCTGCCGCCAGCAGGCACATGATGATGCCGTCTTTGTCGGTAGACCACGGCGTGCCGTTGAAGCGCAGGAACGATGCCCCGGCGCTCTCTTCGCCGCC
This region of Cedecea lapagei genomic DNA includes:
- the kdpE gene encoding two-component system response regulator KdpE; protein product: MTTVLIIEDEKEIRRFLRTALEDEALRVFDAETLQRGLIEAATRKPDLVILDLGLPDGDGIDFIRDFRQWSQTPIIVLSARSDEQAKIAALDAGADDFLSKPFGIGELQARLRVALRRHASIVQPDPVYQFSEITVDLSSRRITRGEEEIHLTPIEFRLLATLLNNHGKVLTQRQLLNQVWGPNAVEHSHYLRIYMGHLRQKLESDPARPRHLLTETGIGYRFML
- the kdpD gene encoding two-component system sensor histidine kinase KdpD, which encodes MTEEPLRPNPDKLLEKVSRQPRGKLKIFFGACAGVGKTYAMLQEAQRLRAQGLDVLVGVVETHGRQETAELLKGLTIQPPRRIHHRGRLVQEFDLDAALARNPALILMDELAHSNAPGSRHPKRWQDVEELLEAGIDVLTSVNVQHLESLNDVVGGVTGIQVRETVPDPIFDAADEVVLVDLPPDDLRQRLHEGKVYISGQAERAIEHFFRKGNLIALRELALRRTADRVDDQMRAWRDNQGQEKVWHTRDAILLCIGHSNGNEKLVRTAARLAAKLGSVWHAVYVETPQLHRLPEHQRRTILSALRLAQELGAETATLADPNEEKAVLRYAREHNLGKIIIGRHTTRRWWHRTSFADRLARRAPDLDLVIVALDEKPLPSPARAPDTRTLSEKWRIQLRGCAVAVVLCAFITFIANQWLVAFDAANLVMIYLLGVVIVALFYGRWPSVLATVVNVISFDLFFIAPRGTLAVSDVQYLLTFGVMLTVGLVIGNLTAGVRYQARIARYREQRTRHLYEMSKALADDRTPQDVAATSVQFINNTFQARSLLLLPDEHGKLSRIAAEGEPAQWDEAIARWSFDKGQPAGAGTDTLPGVPYRILPLSTTERTLGLLVVEPENLRQLMIPEQQRLLETFTLLVATALDRLLLTASEEQARLSSEREQIRNSLLAALSHDLRTPLTVLFGQAEILTLDLASEGSKHAPQANEIRQHVLNTTRLVNNLLDMARIQSGGFNLRKEWLTLEEVIGSALKMLEPGLGGRHISLNLPNPLMLIDVDGPLFERVLINLLENAVKYAGYKAEIGIKASSTADKLDLEVWDSGPGVPAGKELLIFDKFARGNKESAIPGVGLGLAICRAIVEVHGGTIYALNRPEGGASFHVVLPLSPPPELPEMIEAL
- a CDS encoding EamA family transporter — translated: MSAWLVYALLSAATAALVAIFGKVGLQHLDANTATAVRAVVMALFLVGVVVVQGKLNLVSTVFADKKALLFILLSGVAGALSWLFYFMAIKSGDVSKVAPIDKLSVVFAVILAVILFGEKVSLIAGIGVALITCGALMVALG